The Pseudomonas allokribbensis genome has a window encoding:
- the tpiA gene encoding triose-phosphate isomerase, with protein sequence MRRPMVAGNWKMHGTRASVAELINGLRHLALPSGVDVAVFPPCLHINQVIDGLKGKSISVGAQNSAVESMQGALTGEVAPSQLVDAGCSLVLVGHSERRQIMGERDGMLNRKFAAAQACGLIPVLCVGETLEQREAGKTLEVVGRQLGCIIEELGVGAFANAVIAYEPVWAIGTGLTATPQQAQDVHKAIREQLAAENSEVARGVRLLYGGSVKAANAVELFGMPDIDGGLIGGASLNADEFGAICRAAGN encoded by the coding sequence ATGCGTCGCCCTATGGTAGCTGGTAACTGGAAGATGCACGGTACCCGCGCCAGCGTCGCTGAGCTGATCAACGGCCTTCGTCATCTGGCCTTGCCAAGCGGTGTTGATGTCGCGGTATTCCCGCCTTGTCTGCATATCAATCAAGTGATTGATGGCTTGAAAGGAAAGTCGATTTCGGTCGGCGCGCAGAACTCTGCGGTGGAATCGATGCAAGGTGCATTGACCGGTGAAGTTGCACCGAGTCAGTTGGTGGATGCAGGTTGTTCCCTGGTGCTTGTCGGGCACTCCGAACGCCGCCAGATCATGGGCGAGCGAGATGGGATGCTGAATCGCAAGTTCGCAGCGGCGCAGGCATGTGGCTTGATTCCGGTGTTGTGTGTAGGGGAGACCCTGGAGCAACGCGAAGCTGGAAAAACTCTTGAGGTTGTCGGGCGTCAGCTGGGCTGTATCATAGAGGAGCTGGGTGTCGGTGCTTTTGCCAATGCAGTGATCGCTTACGAGCCGGTCTGGGCCATTGGTACCGGGCTGACTGCAACGCCGCAACAGGCTCAGGATGTGCATAAGGCCATTCGCGAGCAGTTGGCGGCAGAGAATTCTGAAGTCGCACGAGGTGTGCGGCTTCTATACGGCGGCAGCGTGAAGGCGGCCAATGCGGTCGAACTGTTCGGCATGCCGGATATCGATGGGGGGCTCATTGGTGGAGCTTCCCTGAATGCAGATGAGTTCGGTGCGATCTGTCGCGCCGCGGGAAACTGA
- the secG gene encoding preprotein translocase subunit SecG: MLETVVVVFHLLGALGVVALVLLQQGKGADAGASFGAGASNTVFGSQGSSTFLSKFTAILAAGFFMTSLGLGYFAKEKAHQLTQAGLPNPAVLEVPKQQPASDDVPVLQEQKSATPATDVPPAQEQK, from the coding sequence ATGCTGGAAACAGTCGTAGTCGTTTTTCATCTGCTGGGTGCATTGGGCGTAGTTGCTCTGGTTTTGCTGCAGCAGGGTAAGGGTGCGGACGCTGGCGCGTCTTTCGGAGCAGGTGCTTCAAATACTGTGTTCGGAAGCCAAGGTTCCTCTACCTTTCTTAGTAAGTTTACTGCTATACTTGCCGCCGGTTTCTTCATGACCAGCTTGGGGTTAGGATACTTTGCTAAAGAGAAGGCTCATCAGCTGACTCAGGCAGGTTTGCCAAACCCGGCAGTGTTGGAAGTTCCAAAGCAACAACCGGCTTCTGATGATGTCCCGGTGCTTCAAGAGCAAAAGTCGGCTACTCCAGCGACTGACGTACCTCCAGCTCAAGAGCAGAAGTAA
- the rimP gene encoding ribosome maturation factor RimP, which translates to MSSKLEELQALLAPVVVALGYECWGIEFSAQGRHSMLRVYIDKEGGVLVDDCAIVSRQISGVLDVEDPISVEYTLEVSSPGMERPLFTLEQFAKYVGEQVKIKLRSPFEGRRNFQGLLRGVEEQDVVVQVDDHEFLLPIDMIDKANIIPSFD; encoded by the coding sequence GTGTCGAGCAAGCTAGAAGAGTTGCAGGCCTTGCTGGCCCCGGTGGTCGTGGCCCTAGGCTATGAATGCTGGGGTATTGAGTTTTCGGCTCAAGGTCGCCACTCAATGTTGCGCGTTTATATCGATAAGGAAGGCGGCGTACTGGTGGACGATTGCGCCATCGTCAGCCGTCAGATCAGCGGTGTGCTGGATGTTGAAGATCCGATATCCGTTGAATACACCCTTGAAGTTTCCTCGCCAGGCATGGAACGCCCACTGTTCACTCTTGAGCAGTTTGCCAAATATGTCGGTGAACAAGTGAAGATCAAGCTGCGCTCGCCTTTTGAAGGACGACGCAACTTTCAGGGCCTTCTGCGCGGTGTAGAAGAACAGGATGTCGTGGTGCAGGTAGATGACCATGAATTCCTGTTGCCGATCGATATGATCGACAAGGCCAACATTATTCCCAGTTTTGACTGA
- the nusA gene encoding transcription termination factor NusA: MSKEVLLVVESVSNEKGVPASVIFEALELALATATKKRFEDEVDLRVEINRHTGSYETFRRWTVVEENDLDDPAIETWPSKVAETHPGAKVGDVVEEKIESIEFGRIAAQTAKQVIVQKVREAERAQVVDAYRERLGEIISGTVKKVTRDNVIVDLGNNAEALLAREDIISRETFRVGVRLRALLKEIRTENRGPQLILSRTAPEMLIELFRIEVPEIAEGLIEVMAASRDPGSRAKIAVRSKDKRIDPQGACIGMRGSRVQAVSGELGGERVDIVLWDDNPAQFVINAMSPAEVAAIIVDEDAHAMDIAVGADNLAQAIGRGGQNVRLASQLTGWTLNVMTESDIQAKQQAETGDILRNFIDELEVDEELAQVLVDEGFTSLEEIAYVPLEEMLNIDGFDEDIVNELRARAKDRLLTKAIATEEKLADAHPAEDLLSLEGMDKDLAMELAVRGVITREDLAEQSIDDLLDIDGIDDDRAGKLIMAARAHWFE; this comes from the coding sequence ATGAGCAAAGAAGTACTGCTGGTTGTTGAGTCGGTATCCAATGAAAAGGGCGTACCGGCAAGCGTAATTTTTGAAGCGCTGGAGCTGGCTCTGGCCACTGCTACCAAAAAGCGTTTTGAAGACGAAGTTGATCTGCGTGTGGAAATCAACCGCCACACCGGTTCTTACGAAACTTTCCGTCGCTGGACGGTCGTCGAAGAGAATGATCTCGATGATCCGGCCATCGAAACCTGGCCAAGCAAGGTTGCTGAAACGCATCCTGGCGCCAAGGTTGGTGACGTCGTCGAAGAAAAGATCGAATCCATCGAATTCGGCCGCATTGCTGCGCAGACCGCCAAGCAGGTCATCGTGCAGAAAGTGCGCGAAGCCGAGCGCGCTCAAGTGGTTGACGCTTATCGCGAGCGCCTGGGAGAAATCATCTCCGGCACCGTGAAAAAAGTGACCCGCGACAACGTGATCGTCGACCTGGGTAATAACGCTGAAGCGTTGCTGGCCCGTGAAGACATCATCTCTCGCGAAACCTTCCGTGTTGGCGTGCGTCTGCGTGCGCTGCTCAAGGAAATCCGCACCGAGAACCGTGGCCCGCAGTTGATCCTGTCGCGTACCGCGCCGGAAATGCTGATCGAGCTGTTCCGTATCGAAGTGCCGGAAATCGCTGAAGGCCTCATCGAAGTCATGGCCGCTTCCCGTGATCCGGGTTCGCGCGCCAAGATCGCTGTCCGCTCCAAGGACAAACGCATCGACCCGCAGGGCGCGTGCATCGGTATGCGCGGTTCGCGCGTCCAGGCCGTGTCGGGCGAGTTGGGTGGCGAGCGTGTCGATATCGTCCTGTGGGACGATAACCCGGCGCAGTTCGTGATCAATGCCATGTCGCCGGCAGAAGTGGCGGCCATCATCGTTGATGAAGATGCCCACGCCATGGACATCGCCGTTGGCGCAGACAATCTGGCTCAGGCCATCGGTCGTGGTGGTCAGAACGTGCGTCTGGCGAGCCAGCTGACTGGCTGGACCCTGAACGTGATGACCGAATCGGACATCCAGGCTAAGCAACAAGCGGAAACCGGCGACATCCTGCGCAACTTCATCGACGAGCTGGAAGTCGACGAAGAGCTGGCTCAGGTGCTGGTTGACGAAGGCTTCACCAGCCTGGAAGAGATTGCCTACGTACCGTTGGAAGAAATGCTCAACATCGACGGCTTTGACGAAGACATCGTCAACGAGCTTCGTGCTCGTGCCAAGGATCGCTTGTTGACCAAAGCCATCGCTACTGAGGAAAAGCTGGCAGACGCCCATCCGGCCGAAGACCTGCTCTCGCTTGAGGGTATGGACAAGGATTTGGCGATGGAACTGGCGGTGCGCGGCGTAATTACCCGCGAAGACCTGGCCGAGCAGTCTATTGACGACCTGCTCGACATCGACGGCATTGACGATGATCGTGCCGGCAAGTTGATCATGGCCGCCCGAGCCCACTGGTTCGAGTAA
- the infB gene encoding translation initiation factor IF-2 — MTQVTVKQLADEVKTPVERLLQQMREAGLPHTAAEEHVTDSEKQSLLTHLKSSHKAKVEEPRKITLQRKTTSTLRVAGSKSISVEVRKKKVFVQRSPEEIEAERKRELDERRAVENAARQKAEEEARVRAEEEARRQPAAASTATSEPVAAPAPAAEPVREAAPVVAAAPAADARKRDEQRRPDKPRADDNNRRGSGDGERKNAPHRASVKEKAPAPRVAPRTTDEESDGFRRGGRGKAKLKKRNAHGFQNPTGPVVREVKIGETITVGDLAQQMSVKAAEIIKFMFKLGTPATINQVLDQETAQLVAEELGHKVTLVSDTALEDSLAESLKFEGEAVSRAPVVTVMGHVDHGKTSLLDYIRRAKVAAGEAGGITQHIGAYHVETDRGMVTFLDTPGHAAFTAMRARGAKATDIVILVVAADDGVMPQTIEAVQHAVAAGVPLVVAVNKIDKPGADLDRIRSELSAHGVTSEEWGGDTPFVPVSAKMGTGVDELLEAVLLQAEVLELTATPSAPGRGVVVESRLDKGRGPVATVLVQDGTLRQGDMVLVGSNYGRVRAMLDENGKPIKEAGPAIPVEILGLDGTPDAGDEMSVVADEKKAREVALFRQGKFREVKLARAHAGKLENIFESMGQEEKKTLNIVLKSDVRGSLEALQGALNGLGNDEVQVRVVGGGVGGITESDANLALASNAVLFGFNVRADAGARKIVEQEGLDMRYYNVIYDIIEDVKKALTGMLGSDVRENILGVAEVRDVFRSPKFGAIAGCMVIEGTVHRNRPIRVLREDIVIFEGELESLRRFKDDASEVRAGMECGIGVKSYNDVKVGDKIEVFEKVQVARSL, encoded by the coding sequence ATGACGCAAGTCACGGTGAAACAACTGGCCGATGAGGTCAAAACACCGGTAGAGCGCCTGTTGCAGCAGATGCGTGAGGCAGGTCTGCCGCACACCGCCGCCGAAGAACATGTGACTGACAGTGAGAAGCAATCCCTGCTGACTCACTTGAAGAGCAGCCACAAGGCGAAAGTGGAAGAACCACGCAAGATCACGCTGCAGCGTAAAACCACCAGCACCCTGCGTGTGGCTGGCAGCAAAAGCATCAGCGTTGAAGTCCGCAAGAAGAAAGTTTTCGTACAGCGTAGCCCGGAAGAAATCGAAGCCGAGCGCAAGCGTGAACTGGATGAGCGTCGCGCAGTAGAAAATGCTGCCCGTCAAAAGGCTGAAGAAGAAGCCCGTGTTCGCGCCGAAGAAGAAGCGCGTCGCCAGCCTGCTGCTGCATCGACCGCCACTTCCGAGCCTGTTGCAGCACCTGCGCCAGCCGCTGAACCTGTGCGCGAAGCTGCGCCGGTTGTGGCTGCAGCGCCAGCTGCCGACGCTCGCAAGCGCGACGAACAGCGCCGTCCGGACAAACCACGTGCCGACGACAACAACCGTCGCGGCAGTGGCGATGGCGAGCGCAAAAACGCTCCGCATCGCGCTTCGGTCAAGGAAAAGGCACCGGCTCCACGTGTGGCGCCACGCACTACCGATGAAGAAAGCGATGGCTTCCGTCGCGGCGGTCGCGGCAAGGCCAAGTTGAAGAAACGCAACGCCCACGGTTTCCAGAACCCTACCGGTCCTGTCGTGCGTGAAGTGAAGATCGGCGAAACCATCACTGTTGGCGATCTCGCTCAACAGATGTCGGTGAAGGCTGCTGAAATCATCAAGTTCATGTTCAAACTGGGTACTCCAGCGACCATCAACCAGGTGCTTGATCAGGAAACTGCTCAGCTGGTAGCCGAAGAACTGGGCCACAAAGTGACCCTGGTCAGCGACACCGCCCTGGAAGATTCCCTGGCCGAGTCCCTGAAGTTTGAAGGTGAAGCCGTTTCCCGTGCTCCAGTCGTGACCGTAATGGGCCACGTTGACCACGGTAAGACTTCCCTGCTCGACTACATCCGTCGTGCCAAGGTAGCTGCAGGCGAAGCCGGCGGCATCACCCAGCACATCGGTGCGTACCACGTTGAAACCGACCGTGGCATGGTGACGTTCCTCGACACCCCTGGTCACGCCGCGTTTACCGCAATGCGTGCCCGTGGTGCCAAGGCGACCGACATCGTGATCCTGGTGGTTGCGGCGGACGACGGCGTGATGCCACAAACCATCGAAGCCGTTCAGCACGCTGTTGCTGCTGGTGTTCCGCTGGTGGTTGCGGTGAACAAGATCGACAAGCCGGGCGCTGATCTCGATCGCATCCGTAGCGAACTGTCGGCCCACGGCGTGACCTCCGAAGAGTGGGGTGGTGACACTCCATTCGTTCCGGTCTCCGCGAAGATGGGTACCGGCGTCGACGAACTGCTTGAAGCTGTATTGCTGCAAGCCGAAGTTCTCGAACTGACTGCAACCCCATCGGCTCCTGGCCGTGGTGTCGTGGTTGAATCGCGTCTGGACAAGGGCCGTGGCCCGGTGGCGACTGTTCTGGTTCAGGACGGTACTCTGCGTCAAGGCGACATGGTGCTGGTCGGCTCGAACTACGGCCGCGTGCGCGCCATGCTCGACGAGAACGGCAAGCCGATCAAGGAAGCAGGTCCGGCCATTCCGGTCGAGATCCTCGGTCTGGACGGTACGCCTGATGCTGGCGACGAGATGAGCGTGGTTGCCGACGAGAAGAAGGCCCGTGAAGTGGCTCTGTTCCGTCAAGGCAAGTTCCGCGAAGTCAAACTGGCTCGCGCTCACGCCGGCAAGCTGGAAAATATCTTCGAAAGCATGGGTCAGGAAGAGAAGAAGACGCTCAACATCGTCCTCAAATCCGACGTCCGTGGTTCGCTGGAAGCATTGCAGGGCGCTCTGAACGGCCTGGGCAACGACGAAGTGCAAGTGCGCGTGGTCGGTGGCGGTGTCGGTGGTATCACCGAATCCGACGCCAACCTGGCACTGGCTTCCAACGCTGTACTGTTCGGCTTCAACGTGCGTGCCGATGCCGGCGCACGGAAGATCGTCGAGCAGGAAGGTCTGGATATGCGTTACTACAACGTAATCTACGACATCATCGAAGACGTCAAGAAAGCCCTGACCGGTATGCTTGGCAGCGATGTTCGCGAGAACATCCTCGGTGTGGCCGAAGTACGTGACGTGTTCCGTTCGCCTAAGTTCGGCGCTATCGCCGGCTGCATGGTGATCGAGGGTACTGTTCACCGTAACCGTCCGATCCGCGTACTGCGTGAAGACATCGTGATCTTCGAAGGCGAGCTGGAATCCCTGCGCCGCTTCAAGGATGACGCTTCCGAAGTACGTGCCGGCATGGAATGCGGTATCGGCGTGAAGAGCTACAACGACGTCAAAGTCGGTGACAAGATCGAAGTCTTCGAGAAGGTTCAGGTTGCTCGCAGCCTCTGA
- the rbfA gene encoding 30S ribosome-binding factor RbfA, whose amino-acid sequence MAKEYSRTQRIGDQMQRELAQLIRREVKDPRVGLVTITAVEVSRDVGHAKIFITVMGQDNAEDIAQSIKVLNAAAGFLRMQLAREMKLRSVPQLHFHYDESVVRGAHLSALIERAVAEDNQHVVAAEPEDTKE is encoded by the coding sequence ATGGCAAAAGAATACAGCCGTACCCAACGTATCGGCGATCAGATGCAGCGTGAGCTGGCCCAACTGATCCGTCGTGAAGTCAAAGACCCGCGCGTCGGCCTGGTCACCATTACCGCTGTTGAAGTCAGCCGTGACGTCGGTCACGCCAAGATTTTCATCACCGTGATGGGGCAGGACAACGCTGAAGACATCGCGCAAAGCATCAAGGTGCTCAATGCTGCCGCCGGTTTCCTGCGCATGCAGTTGGCCCGTGAGATGAAGCTGCGCAGCGTGCCGCAATTGCACTTCCACTACGACGAAAGCGTCGTGCGTGGCGCGCACCTGTCGGCCCTGATCGAGCGCGCCGTGGCTGAGGACAATCAGCACGTGGTTGCGGCAGAACCCGAAGACACCAAGGAGTAA
- the truB gene encoding tRNA pseudouridine(55) synthase TruB, which produces MAQVKRIRRNVSGIILLDKPLGFTSNAALQKVRWLLNAEKAGHTGSLDPLATGVLPLCFGEATKFSQYLLDSDKGYETLAQLGKTTTTADAEGEVLQERPVTVGQADIEAVLPKFRGQISQIPPMYSALKRDGQPLYKLARAGEVVEREPRSVTIARLELLAFEGDTARLAVDCSKGTYIRTLVEDIGEQLGCGAYVAELRRTQAGPFTLAQTVTLEELEAVHAEGGNEAVDRFLMPSDSGLQDWPLLHFSEHSAFYWLNGQPVRAPDAPKFGMVRVQDHNGRFIGIGEVSEDGRIAPRRLIRSE; this is translated from the coding sequence GTGGCTCAGGTCAAACGTATCCGTCGTAACGTCAGCGGCATCATCCTGCTCGACAAGCCGCTGGGGTTCACCTCCAACGCCGCGTTGCAGAAGGTTCGCTGGCTGCTCAATGCCGAGAAGGCCGGGCACACCGGCAGTCTCGACCCACTGGCCACCGGCGTGCTGCCGTTGTGCTTTGGCGAGGCGACCAAGTTCTCGCAATACCTGCTCGATTCCGACAAGGGTTACGAAACCCTGGCGCAACTGGGCAAGACCACCACCACGGCAGACGCCGAAGGCGAGGTTTTGCAGGAGCGTCCGGTGACCGTTGGTCAGGCCGACATTGAGGCGGTCCTGCCGAAATTTCGCGGGCAAATCAGTCAGATACCGCCGATGTACTCGGCCCTCAAGCGTGATGGCCAGCCGCTGTACAAGTTGGCCCGTGCAGGCGAAGTAGTGGAGCGTGAACCGCGTTCTGTTACTATTGCGCGCTTGGAATTGCTGGCCTTCGAAGGTGATACTGCGCGTCTTGCGGTGGATTGCAGCAAGGGCACCTATATTCGTACCCTGGTGGAGGATATCGGTGAGCAACTCGGTTGTGGTGCGTACGTCGCTGAATTGCGCCGTACCCAGGCCGGGCCTTTCACCCTGGCGCAGACCGTGACCCTCGAAGAGCTTGAAGCGGTACATGCCGAAGGCGGCAACGAAGCGGTCGACCGCTTCCTGATGCCATCGGACAGCGGCCTGCAGGATTGGCCACTGCTGCACTTCTCGGAACACAGTGCGTTCTACTGGCTCAACGGCCAGCCGGTACGTGCTCCGGATGCTCCGAAGTTCGGCATGGTGCGGGTACAGGATCACAACGGTCGCTTCATCGGTATCGGTGAAGTGAGCGAAGACGGGCGTATCGCGCCGCGTCGACTGATTCGGTCAGAATGA
- the rpsO gene encoding 30S ribosomal protein S15 translates to MALDVQEKAQIVADYQQAVGDTGSPEVQVALLTANINKLQGHFKANGKDHHSRRGLIRMVNQRRKLLDYLKGKDVSRYSALIARLGLRR, encoded by the coding sequence ATGGCTCTCGACGTTCAAGAAAAAGCTCAAATCGTAGCTGACTACCAGCAAGCTGTTGGTGACACTGGTTCGCCAGAAGTGCAAGTTGCACTGCTGACCGCCAACATCAACAAACTGCAAGGTCACTTCAAGGCCAACGGTAAAGACCACCACTCCCGTCGTGGTCTGATCCGCATGGTAAACCAGCGTCGCAAGCTGCTGGACTACCTGAAAGGCAAGGACGTGAGCCGTTACAGCGCTCTGATCGCTCGCCTGGGTCTGCGTCGCTAA
- the pnp gene encoding polyribonucleotide nucleotidyltransferase, translated as MNPVIKKFQFGQSTVTLETGRIARQASGAVLVTVDDDVSVLVTVVGAKQADPGKGFFPLSVHYQEKTYAAGKIPGGFFKREGRPSEKETLTSRLIDRPIRPLFPEGFMNEVQVVCTVVSTSKKTDPDIAAMIGTSAALAISGIPFDGPIGAARVAFHESTGYLLNPTYEQQAASSLDMVVAGTSDAVLMVESEAKELTEDQMLGAVLFAHDEFQVVINAVKELAAEAAKPTWTWAPAPEATELLGAIRAEFGEAISQAYTITIKADRYARLGELKDQVVAKLSGEEGQPSASDVKAAFGEIEYRTVRENIVNGKPRIDGRDTRTVRPLNIEVGVLPKTHGSALFTRGETQALVVATLGTARDAQLLDTLEGEKKDPFMLHYNFPPFSVGECGRMGGAGRREIGHGRLARRSVSAMLPAADVFPYTIRVVSEITESNGSSSMASVCGASLALMDAGVPMKAPVAGIAMGLVKEGEKFAVLTDILGDEDHLGDMDFKVAGTAKGVTALQMDIKIKGITEEIMEIALGQALEARLNILGQMNQIIGQSRTELSANAPTMIAMKIDTDKIRDVIGKGGATIRAICEETKASIDIEDDGSIKIFGETKEAAEAARQRVLGITAEAEIGKIYVGKVERIVDFGAFVNILPGKDGLVHISMLSDARVEKVTDILKEGQEVEVLVLDVDNRGRIKLSIKDVAAAKASGV; from the coding sequence GTGAACCCGGTAATCAAAAAATTCCAGTTCGGTCAGTCGACCGTTACCCTCGAGACTGGCCGTATCGCCCGTCAGGCCTCCGGCGCAGTATTGGTCACCGTTGACGACGACGTCAGCGTATTGGTGACTGTAGTCGGTGCAAAACAAGCCGATCCGGGCAAGGGTTTCTTCCCTCTGTCCGTTCACTACCAGGAAAAGACTTACGCTGCCGGTAAGATCCCTGGCGGTTTCTTCAAGCGTGAAGGCCGTCCTTCCGAGAAAGAAACCCTGACTTCCCGACTGATCGACCGTCCGATCCGTCCGCTGTTCCCAGAAGGTTTCATGAACGAAGTGCAGGTTGTCTGCACCGTCGTTTCCACCAGCAAGAAGACCGATCCGGACATCGCTGCGATGATCGGTACCTCGGCTGCCCTGGCGATCTCGGGCATTCCGTTCGACGGTCCGATCGGCGCCGCTCGCGTTGCCTTCCACGAAAGCACCGGCTACCTGCTGAACCCGACTTACGAGCAGCAAGCTGCTTCGAGCCTGGACATGGTCGTTGCCGGTACTTCGGACGCCGTGCTGATGGTTGAATCGGAAGCCAAAGAGCTGACCGAAGACCAGATGCTGGGCGCGGTACTGTTCGCTCACGACGAGTTCCAGGTTGTGATCAACGCAGTCAAAGAACTGGCCGCTGAAGCCGCCAAGCCAACCTGGACCTGGGCACCTGCTCCAGAAGCCACCGAACTGCTGGGCGCTATCCGTGCCGAGTTCGGCGAAGCGATCTCCCAGGCTTACACCATCACCATCAAGGCCGACCGTTACGCTCGCCTGGGTGAGTTGAAGGATCAGGTTGTTGCCAAGCTGTCCGGTGAAGAAGGCCAGCCTTCGGCTTCCGACGTCAAAGCCGCTTTCGGCGAAATCGAATACCGCACCGTTCGCGAAAACATCGTAAACGGCAAGCCACGTATCGACGGTCGCGACACCCGCACCGTGCGTCCGCTGAACATCGAAGTCGGCGTTCTGCCGAAGACCCACGGTTCGGCGCTGTTCACCCGTGGCGAAACCCAGGCTCTGGTAGTCGCGACGCTGGGCACCGCCCGTGACGCACAGTTGCTGGACACCCTGGAAGGCGAGAAAAAAGACCCGTTCATGCTGCACTACAACTTCCCTCCGTTCTCGGTGGGCGAGTGTGGTCGCATGGGTGGCGCCGGTCGTCGTGAAATCGGTCACGGCCGTCTGGCCCGTCGTTCGGTTTCGGCGATGCTGCCTGCCGCTGACGTGTTCCCGTACACCATCCGTGTGGTTTCGGAAATCACCGAATCCAACGGTTCGAGCTCGATGGCTTCCGTTTGCGGCGCTTCCCTGGCCCTGATGGACGCTGGTGTTCCGATGAAGGCACCGGTTGCCGGTATCGCCATGGGTCTGGTTAAAGAAGGCGAGAAATTCGCTGTTCTGACCGACATCCTGGGTGACGAAGACCACCTGGGCGACATGGACTTCAAAGTAGCCGGTACCGCCAAAGGCGTCACCGCGCTGCAGATGGACATCAAGATCAAGGGCATCACCGAAGAGATCATGGAAATCGCTCTGGGCCAAGCCCTGGAAGCGCGCCTGAACATCCTCGGCCAGATGAACCAGATCATCGGCCAGTCGCGTACCGAGCTGTCGGCCAATGCTCCGACCATGATCGCGATGAAGATCGACACCGACAAGATCCGTGACGTTATCGGTAAAGGTGGCGCGACCATCCGTGCGATCTGCGAAGAAACCAAGGCTTCGATCGACATCGAAGACGACGGTTCGATCAAGATCTTCGGCGAAACCAAGGAAGCGGCTGAAGCTGCACGTCAGCGCGTTCTGGGTATCACCGCAGAAGCCGAGATCGGCAAGATCTACGTCGGCAAGGTTGAGCGCATCGTCGACTTCGGCGCATTCGTCAACATCCTGCCAGGCAAGGATGGTCTGGTTCACATCTCGATGCTGAGCGACGCTCGCGTAGAGAAAGTGACCGACATCCTGAAAGAAGGCCAGGAAGTGGAAGTACTGGTACTGGACGTGGACAACCGCGGCCGTATCAAACTGTCCATCAAAGACGTGGCAGCGGCCAAGGCTTCGGGCGTTTAA
- a CDS encoding DUF6388 family protein, giving the protein MTVKELTQEQRHEQALEKYKLDASELMDEIKDLSPDEQKDQIQWAFEDEAEAQGLQPWELTLKYTSTPEEFEAKRLELHKEAAEVLGVEWEEYCEMNNLVV; this is encoded by the coding sequence ATGACTGTGAAAGAATTGACCCAAGAGCAAAGGCACGAACAGGCGCTGGAAAAGTACAAACTTGATGCGTCGGAGCTGATGGACGAGATCAAGGATCTGAGTCCCGATGAGCAGAAAGATCAGATCCAATGGGCGTTCGAAGACGAAGCCGAAGCCCAGGGATTGCAGCCGTGGGAACTGACGCTCAAATACACCAGCACCCCTGAAGAGTTCGAGGCCAAGCGCCTGGAGCTGCACAAGGAGGCGGCTGAAGTGTTGGGCGTCGAGTGGGAAGAATACTGCGAGATGAACAATCTGGTGGTCTGA
- the nadC gene encoding carboxylating nicotinate-nucleotide diphosphorylase: MPNLRLADLTAEIEANVRRALLEDIGSGDITAQLIPAERLAKATIITRDAAVICGTAWVDTVFRQLDPRVAVHWQVRDGERVSPNQPLFHLEGPARSLLTGERSALNFLQLLSGVATRAQYLADFVAETDVKLLDTRKTLPGLRLAQKYAVTCGGCHNHRIGLYDAFLIKENHIAASGGIPQAIAAAHKIAPGKPVEIEVESLDELKEALAAGADIIMLDELSLDDMREAVRLNGGKAKLEASGGINESTLLPIAQTGVDYISIGAMTKDVKAVDLSMRLSL; encoded by the coding sequence ATGCCGAATCTACGTCTCGCCGATTTGACCGCCGAAATCGAAGCCAACGTGCGCCGTGCGTTGCTCGAAGACATCGGCAGCGGCGACATCACTGCGCAACTGATCCCGGCCGAACGCCTGGCCAAAGCCACCATCATCACTCGTGACGCTGCCGTGATCTGCGGCACAGCCTGGGTCGACACGGTGTTCCGTCAGCTCGATCCTCGGGTGGCGGTGCACTGGCAGGTACGCGATGGCGAACGGGTTTCGCCGAACCAGCCGTTGTTTCACCTGGAAGGCCCGGCCCGTTCGCTGTTGACCGGCGAACGCAGCGCCCTGAATTTTCTGCAGTTGCTGTCCGGCGTGGCCACCCGCGCGCAATACCTTGCGGACTTCGTCGCAGAAACCGACGTGAAACTGCTCGACACCCGCAAGACCCTGCCGGGCCTGCGTCTGGCGCAGAAGTACGCGGTCACCTGCGGCGGTTGCCATAACCATCGCATCGGCCTGTACGACGCGTTCCTGATCAAGGAAAACCACATCGCCGCCAGCGGCGGAATCCCGCAGGCCATTGCCGCCGCGCACAAGATCGCGCCGGGCAAACCAGTGGAAATCGAAGTGGAAAGCCTGGATGAACTGAAGGAAGCGCTGGCGGCCGGCGCCGACATCATCATGCTCGACGAACTGAGCCTCGATGACATGCGCGAAGCCGTGCGCCTGAACGGCGGCAAGGCGAAACTGGAGGCCAGTGGCGGCATCAACGAAAGCACGTTGCTGCCGATTGCACAGACCGGGGTGGATTACATCTCGATCGGTGCGATGACCAAGGATGTGAAGGCCGTAGACCTGTCGATGCGACTCAGCCTCTGA